A window of the Dasypus novemcinctus isolate mDasNov1 chromosome 15, mDasNov1.1.hap2, whole genome shotgun sequence genome harbors these coding sequences:
- the LOC131273527 gene encoding ret finger protein-like 4A: MAEQFKKASRCPICMTYLENPVYLKCGYVCCLHCTNSLQEEPHLEGILCPSCPVVSQKNDIRHICQLGELVSKVRELEPHLKTILQMNPKILKFQVDMTLDVDSANNLLIISEDLRSVRCGHKQNREERAERFSYAVCILGSSRFTSGRHYWEVEMGTSTEWDLGVCKESVNRKGTVLRSSDCGFWTLGLRDGNVFSASTQPHTAVWVNTWLHRVGIFLDMNIGNLSFWDITDGSHIFTFSNIPVSEPLRPFFSPSVLSNGDKGSLSICPVVNPHSPFLQNNPG, translated from the exons ATGGCTGAACAATTTAAAAAGGCAAGCAGATGTCCTATCTGCATGACTTACCTTGAAAACCCAGTGTACCTAAAATGCGGGTATGTCTGCTGCCTACACTGCACCAATTCACTGCAGGAGGAGCCCCATCTGGAGGGTATATTGTGCCCCTCCTGCCCTGTGGTCTCACAGAAGAATGACATCAGACACATTTGCCAGTTGGGGGAGCTGGTTTCCAAGGTCCGAGAACTGGAACCCCACCTGAAAACTATTCTACAGATGAACCCAAAGATATTAAAGTTCCAAG TGGATATGACCTTGGATGTAGACTCAGCCAATAACCTCCTCATCATTTCTGAGGACCTGAGGAGTGTCCGGTGTGGACATAAACAGAATCGTGAAGAACGTGCTGAGAGATTCAGCTACGCAGTGTGCATTCTTGGGTCTTCTCGGTTCACGTCGGGCCGCCACTACTGGGAGGTGGAGATGGGAACAAGCACAGAATGGGATCTGGGTGTTTGCAAGGAATCTGTTAACCGAAAGGGAACTGTTCTTCGGTCTTCGGATTGTGGCTTCTGGACTCTGGGTTTGagagatggaaatgttttctcAGCCAGCACTCAGCCACACACTGCAGTCTGGGTGAACACCTGGTTACACCGAGTGGGCATTTTCCTGGATATGAATATTGGAAACCTTTCTTTTTGGGACATTACTGATGGATCCCATATCTTTACATTCAGCAACATTCCAGTTTCAGAGCCACTGcgccccttcttttctccttcagttttaaGCAATGGTGATAAGGGCTCCCTGAGTATTTGTCCTGTAGTAAATCCACACAGTCCATTCCTCCAGAATAACCCAGGATAG